TATTGCAAGCTAGGTTTTACACATCCTTGATAGTATTCATGCTATCGTTTCTTAACCAATTAACCTGATTCAATAATTTTATGAGAGCTCAAAATCTTTGTTGTtatcattatatataaatttacagAAAAAATCTAAAACAATAAAACAGTGTCGTGATTATCTTGTTAGGAAAGGTTTCAAATTGAAAAGTACACTTTCATATTAAAGCAATCCAAATTTACACAAGTATTGCCTGATGTGAAAGATCGACGCAACTTCTATTCAATTTGTGGtggtatgaatttttttttttttcaattaaaaggaaaataagaGGCATGGATTTGGGATTCTTTTATCATGAGTACACAAATAGCTGCACTAGGAAAAGCCACTAGTTATATTTTGGAACCTATGGAAATAGCATTTTTCCACTCTTATATTCTGAGAGCACAAAAATGGGTTTTATGCTGTTTATCCTAGTGGTGCTTTTTGTCCAGGGGGGCCATTGGACAGCCAAGATTGCTGGTTCCTGTTATATTAGTCATGATTTATAACCGGTGGAATGGGTAAGTGCTTATTGTGGTATATTACTGTTGATACcctttttcattattattattattattattttgctgCGATGAGGGGCTCCTTTCTGAATCAATTCATGATTCTGGATAGTTTGGCTTTATTATAAGTTGCAATTTTAGCGATCAAGAGTTCAATTTGTTTTGTGTGTGAGAGAGTTTGGCTACATGGGACCTAGCTGTGCACAGAAGTCAAGAATCTAAAATGGCAGCTTCCTTGAGAAATTGTTGTTTATGGCCTTGGCTTATGTGCAAAGAATCTGGCGTGGAGAGTCAAATCAGCtctatgtatgtttatatgtgtCTGTATCCTCCATAATGCTAATTCCATCTTGTAAGGTGATTCTACCTTGCCTTTTTCCTGTTCTATGATTCCGCCTGaagagtttttgtttttttccctttctttttcAAGTACTCGCCTAAATTCTGTCAAGTCAAACTTTAGTTACTCCTAAAATGAATTGACCCCATATCTCAAAAGTGTTCATGGAAAGCAGTGATTTGTGGGGTTAATTGGATATACTCACGGATTTAAGATCAAGAACAGTATCTTTATCAAGTGTTAAGATTTCCAAGCCTTGTGGTAAGTAGCCTGTCTATTGTCTAGCCTTGTATATTAGACTTCTTTAACACTTAAGATATAACATTATCTTTACCTTTGATCATTACTTTTGCTGATTGATTGTTCGTCCCtttctcaatttctttctttggcATGTGATGTATATTTGTCTTGTAATCAAACATTAAAAGTTGGTCAAGTATGGTTCTCACATTTTCTAGATCCGATTTACGGTGATTATctaatctttttttttgttgGGAAATCAGTGAATATCTGTCTTGATTTCATCATTTGGTGCAGGATCATTGTTCCTGATTATGGGTTTATGCACCTGGAATTGATACCAATGCTTGTGGGATTTTTCACTTATAAGATTGCAACTTTTGCTCAAGCTATAGAGGATGCACTTACTGTGAGTTTGAAAAGACAAGTTTAAGATGGAACTTGATCCATATGACTGTAGACCTATATAGCCAATGCTATATGTTGGAATAGAGGTAAATATTATAtgattttatgtatttatttacattttttatatGGATCAGaccaatataataaaaaaatgtaaaagcttaattatttttatttattatgtaatctttatttattttacagtgATATAATTAGTtttgtaattataaataaaataattatttaatcttaattCTAAAAATGtcataatataaattttgttttaGGAAAATAGTTGTTTCCATTTATTTTTAGCTAAATTTTGACGAAACATACagtaagaattatgtgaatctgtatttaaagttttaaaaaaggcCTAAATGTTGCTCGAAGGACATAAGAGCCCTTGCGCTTCAAGCACGATGAAAAAGGCACAAAGTGCCCTTTTGATCAATCAGAGATTCAGAAtaacaaaatagaaaaaaaatccaGGCATTGTAGAAAACAAACAGAAATACACAATCATCACCTCCACAAATTCAACACGATCCAAGCGACGCAAGACCCGAAGATGGAGATCCCAACTCACGGCCGCCTTCTCTTTTCCTCTTGCGGCCCAATTTTGGGGCGCCTCTGCCAGTCGTGGAGCCACCATtcgaagaagagcctggggcaAGAGCAACCACATCAGCTCCATGACAGTCTGCTGTCGATTTCGAACTGAGGCCGAGAGAGTGGTTAGCGGTATCGGTGGCATGAGTATTTGAAGAGAAGTCGTCTTTGGGTGAGTTTAGCGTTTGTATAGAGGTGACGCGACAATCTTGCCAATTGAGGTCGTTCAGGTCTGCGATAACATCCTCGAGATTGATGAATGCGCATGAGGACATGCCATTGTCTCTCAAAGTGGAGCGCGAGAGATTGAGAAGGTCAATTGTTTCGATGGCTTCGGTTAACACCTTCTGCAGGAGTTGAAATTTCGAAATAAAAGCGGGAAAAAGGAACAATTAGAACATGTTTGGTTGCCCAGCAAATACTCAAGAACTTGAGAAAATTAAGCGGGAAGCAAACAGAAGTTTCAGGCAGAGAGATATTGCTTAGAAAATGCAAACGCCTTGCCAACGAGAATTGTAAAGACTGCTAATAATATTTTACACTGAGAATGCTAACCACTGAAACACAGGACGTGATAAAGCTACTAAaactcaaggggcttgaaataCTAATTTTTCAACATTTTCTCTGCAACCAAACGCGTTGCTAAGACTGTTAATCAAATCACAAACACAAGAAAGAAAGAGCGATTAAAACCTTAGGGCGTTGAAGGATTTTCTTAAACCCGTGGATGACAATGATCTGCAAATAAAGAATGAAAACCATCATGAATAGATGATTTCgcaaaaaaaattcaaagtgAAAATAAGGAGAGAGAGGGCAACCTGATTGAGAAAATTGACGGTAAAATCGAATCGCTTTTGGGAGTGAAAGAAACGGAGATAATCTTCGACAGATATTTCCTCCTTCAGAGCTCTCATTTTCGAATTCCTCTTGTTTATGCTCAAAGTATTGAAGGTCTCAATTATTATAGCTTGCCTTTGATATGCCATGTGGTTTACGTAATGTGTATGAGATCAATTTAATAAAGATGCGTTGATTATTAATCTATAAACTttttacaattaattttaaaggtTTGTTTATTCTGTTATTAAACTTCAAttctgattttaaaaatttattaataaaggaTAATGTGTTTTAATTTTAGCCAGTTAAATTaagtatttatataaaaaattgtaaatatCAACGGGACCATTATGAATCGTGAAGGGGGGAAATCCCACAATAGCCAATGAGAAACTCTCAGGTCGAAACTCGTAGAAGTTGGACCAATTGGAGTCACCCTCCTCACTATGGAAATCTCTAATACGCAAACTACAACAAATTGTGGCGGAATCTGAAAAGcagcaacaacaacaacaacgaGAGCTCCTCACTAGGAATTTAAAACCATCCTACCATTATCACTTGGTATGCAGTTGGCCCTTAATCCAACCTCAATTTTTCTCAAGAATGTAATATCCACGCACCCCTtttgtattaaattattaattattactaATTTTGGAAATAAACAGTGATACTAAATTATAGGCTATAGAGCACAGcagagaaaaagaagaggaatTATTACGTAGGACACGCATATCAAATAACAGAGACAGAGTTTTCTGCTTTTCTGGGTACACTGAAGAGGGAAGCAGCaggtaaaaattaaataaattaaagatctgtgaataatgaaaagaaaaagtaattaaaaaaaaaaaaaactctcaaaACAAGTTGTTTATTGG
The Manihot esculenta cultivar AM560-2 chromosome 1, M.esculenta_v8, whole genome shotgun sequence genome window above contains:
- the LOC110626894 gene encoding uncharacterized protein LOC110626894, which codes for MAYQRQAIIIETFNTLSINKRNSKMRALKEEISVEDYLRFFHSQKRFDFTVNFLNQIIVIHGFKKILQRPKKVLTEAIETIDLLNLSRSTLRDNGMSSCAFINLEDVIADLNDLNWQDCRVTSIQTLNSPKDDFSSNTHATDTANHSLGLSSKSTADCHGADVVALAPGSSSNGGSTTGRGAPKLGRKRKREGGRELGSPSSGLASLGSC